The following coding sequences lie in one Fimbriimonadaceae bacterium genomic window:
- a CDS encoding alpha/beta hydrolase yields MLTAILLLAMARPGVENDIVYTRAGGEQVKMDIYSPAGATASSKLPAVVVIHGGAWISGKREDMTVMAKNLADNGFVAANISYRLAPKHKYPAMLDDVQTAVRFLRENATKYGIDPKRIGAAGASAGGHLSLLLGSMDTRDPKPAEYPNQSSRVQVVWNLFGPVDMTLPFPQNVDVVFQMVLGKKREDASKELKEASPLTYINKNTCPVFTIQGLADPLVNPQHARVLDEALKKAGVEHKTVFIEGMGHEFRIEKPEVMSAATDAIEFLKKNLGLKTKPAARGGKQAA; encoded by the coding sequence ATGCTAACAGCCATTCTTTTGCTTGCCATGGCTCGGCCTGGCGTCGAGAACGACATCGTCTATACCCGTGCCGGTGGCGAACAGGTCAAGATGGACATTTACTCGCCCGCTGGCGCAACGGCAAGCAGCAAGCTGCCCGCTGTTGTGGTCATCCATGGTGGAGCTTGGATATCCGGCAAGCGCGAGGATATGACGGTGATGGCGAAGAACCTCGCCGACAACGGCTTTGTTGCCGCAAACATCAGCTACCGTCTCGCACCCAAGCACAAATATCCCGCGATGCTGGACGACGTTCAGACCGCCGTACGATTTTTGCGAGAGAACGCTACAAAGTACGGTATCGATCCGAAGCGGATCGGTGCGGCCGGAGCCAGCGCGGGGGGACATCTATCCCTTCTTCTCGGTTCGATGGACACTCGCGACCCCAAGCCAGCCGAATACCCCAACCAGTCCAGCCGAGTTCAGGTCGTTTGGAACCTGTTCGGACCGGTGGATATGACGCTTCCCTTCCCTCAGAACGTTGACGTGGTCTTCCAGATGGTTCTCGGAAAGAAGAGAGAAGATGCGTCAAAAGAGCTGAAAGAGGCGAGCCCCCTCACCTATATCAACAAAAATACCTGCCCCGTTTTCACCATCCAAGGCCTGGCCGATCCGCTCGTGAATCCGCAGCATGCTCGTGTACTGGACGAAGCGCTTAAAAAGGCCGGAGTCGAACACAAGACTGTCTTTATTGAGGGCATGGGCCATGAATTCAGGATTGAAAAACCTGAAGTGATGAGTGCGGCTACCGACGCGATAGAGTTCTTGAAGAAGAACTTGGGGCTCAAAACCAAGCCAGCGGCAAGAGGCGGCAAGCAGGCTGCTTAG
- a CDS encoding DUF418 domain-containing protein, producing MGIMQTPELRPPVVFDYGNEAPTEPLLPKDTPIEPAVRERFASLDLARGVAILGILLANIGAFATAAMTEMTASAPEPTVGIDRLFEMLSLAFVNGKFRAMLAILFGAGLYMQYAKRSKIEGNWPGGYLKRTLYLLLIGLVHGYLIWYGDILAAYAGISFGVCLLAAISDRARQIAIWVSAGLSVLAGLFIVAMTALMNVLMSKESGALFAGDEAKIFTLGSYLDQLEFRGIVYSYSLAQIIILAPVLTLLFLIGFELSKQGLFSEPEQNGATLKKMAGFGLGLGLPLSMLVWIGWNLKDTRTLLMFPEFLTGPLLAVGYLSVVVAWSRTKFLAPIQKLIGNVGRLALTNYLLQSLICTTLFYSWGFGLFGKLDSVGMLSVVLAVWVVNIAFSAIYLRFFRIGPMEWIWRCLTEGRRMPIRKAENPA from the coding sequence GTGGGCATTATGCAAACTCCAGAACTGCGTCCTCCGGTTGTTTTTGATTATGGCAACGAAGCTCCAACAGAGCCGCTTTTGCCCAAAGACACGCCGATAGAGCCAGCGGTGCGCGAAAGATTCGCCTCGCTCGACCTTGCCCGTGGGGTAGCCATCTTGGGGATTCTCCTCGCAAACATCGGGGCTTTTGCCACAGCCGCCATGACCGAGATGACGGCCAGCGCTCCTGAGCCAACTGTCGGAATCGACAGATTGTTTGAGATGCTAAGCCTCGCCTTTGTCAACGGAAAATTCCGCGCAATGCTGGCTATCCTCTTTGGCGCTGGGCTTTATATGCAGTATGCAAAGCGGAGCAAGATCGAGGGCAACTGGCCCGGCGGATATCTAAAGAGAACGCTCTATCTGCTGCTGATTGGGCTCGTCCACGGCTACCTCATTTGGTACGGTGATATCCTTGCCGCTTATGCTGGCATCTCCTTTGGAGTGTGTTTGCTCGCCGCGATTTCTGACCGGGCGAGGCAGATTGCGATATGGGTTTCGGCGGGTTTGAGTGTGCTTGCCGGTCTGTTTATCGTTGCCATGACAGCGTTGATGAACGTGCTCATGAGCAAAGAATCCGGCGCCCTCTTTGCTGGGGATGAAGCCAAAATCTTTACCCTTGGTTCCTATCTCGATCAATTGGAATTTCGCGGGATCGTCTACTCCTACTCCCTTGCTCAGATCATTATTCTCGCTCCGGTTCTTACCCTCTTGTTCTTGATTGGTTTCGAGCTCTCTAAGCAGGGGCTGTTCAGCGAACCCGAACAAAACGGTGCAACGCTGAAGAAAATGGCAGGCTTTGGCCTCGGTCTGGGCCTGCCTCTAAGCATGTTGGTCTGGATAGGTTGGAACCTTAAAGACACAAGGACGCTCTTAATGTTTCCTGAGTTCTTAACCGGCCCGCTGTTAGCCGTGGGATATTTGAGCGTGGTTGTGGCCTGGTCGCGAACGAAGTTCCTTGCGCCGATACAAAAGCTCATTGGCAACGTTGGACGGCTTGCGTTGACCAACTATCTCTTGCAGTCCTTGATTTGTACAACCCTTTTCTATTCGTGGGGGTTTGGCTTGTTTGGCAAACTTGATAGCGTCGGCATGCTTAGCGTGGTTCTTGCTGTGTGGGTTGTGAACATCGCGTTCTCGGCGATCTACTTGCGCTTTTTCCGCATCGGCCCAATGGAGTGGATATGGCGATGTCTCACCGAAGGCCGCCGCATGCCCATTCGGAAGGCGGAAAATCCTGCCTAA
- a CDS encoding helix-turn-helix transcriptional regulator: MRQENQPVYMIGVAAQLCGVHPQTLRQYERLGLVIPSRVGAKNRLYSELDINRVRQIQRLTQQMGVNLAGVEVILRLLDDMDIMRADFEMQFREYVGEAERRIQDLLSDSNMPIRKGDSLLPVPNFTVPKRPDV; this comes from the coding sequence ATGAGACAGGAAAACCAGCCGGTCTATATGATCGGGGTTGCCGCCCAGCTTTGCGGCGTTCACCCACAGACTCTGCGTCAATACGAACGCCTTGGCTTGGTAATACCGAGCCGCGTTGGCGCGAAGAACCGGCTGTACAGCGAACTCGACATCAACCGTGTCCGGCAAATTCAGCGACTTACCCAACAGATGGGTGTGAACCTTGCCGGGGTCGAAGTTATCCTACGGCTTCTCGACGACATGGACATCATGCGAGCAGATTTTGAAATGCAGTTTAGGGAGTATGTGGGCGAAGCTGAACGCCGAATCCAAGACCTGCTAAGCGATTCAAACATGCCGATTCGCAAAGGCGACTCTCTGTTGCCCGTTCCGAACTTCACCGTCCCCAAACGCCCTGACGTTTAG
- a CDS encoding J domain-containing protein gives MAKDYYDILGVGRKADEKEIKTAYRGLARKYHPDVNPNDKSAEAKFKEISEAYEVLSDPEKRKMYDQFGANWENARNFQGGFPNTGEADFHFSGQGGDFGTIFEQFFSGFGGGRGTKINIEDLQTAQPRDVEKVVEITLEEIDKGTKRVLTYQTADSVQTRDGAISTIPSNKKVEVSIPAGITEGKKLRVPGKGAAGIRGRAGDLYVTIKWAHHPTFKPMGEHLEVEIPVSFTTAALGGEVKVPTLRSTLSMKIPAGAQSGQTFRLANQGISRMGSARSDLLVRIKITVPKSLTEEQKKLLKQFQNTEAKS, from the coding sequence ATGGCAAAGGATTACTACGATATCCTTGGGGTCGGACGCAAGGCCGACGAGAAAGAGATCAAGACCGCCTATCGGGGCTTGGCACGCAAGTACCATCCCGACGTCAACCCGAATGACAAGTCTGCTGAGGCCAAGTTTAAGGAGATCAGCGAGGCCTACGAAGTCTTGAGCGACCCTGAGAAACGCAAGATGTACGACCAGTTCGGCGCGAACTGGGAGAACGCGAGGAATTTTCAGGGGGGCTTTCCAAACACAGGCGAAGCCGACTTTCACTTTAGCGGTCAAGGCGGTGACTTCGGCACGATCTTCGAGCAGTTCTTCTCGGGTTTTGGTGGAGGACGAGGCACGAAGATCAATATCGAAGACCTTCAGACCGCGCAGCCACGAGACGTTGAAAAGGTAGTTGAGATCACCCTTGAAGAGATCGACAAAGGCACAAAGCGGGTTCTGACCTACCAAACTGCCGACTCGGTACAGACTCGTGACGGCGCGATCAGCACGATCCCCAGCAACAAGAAAGTCGAAGTCAGTATCCCTGCCGGTATCACCGAAGGGAAAAAGCTGCGCGTTCCTGGCAAGGGCGCTGCTGGGATTCGCGGACGAGCGGGAGACCTCTATGTCACGATCAAGTGGGCGCACCATCCCACCTTCAAACCGATGGGGGAGCATCTTGAAGTTGAGATTCCCGTCTCCTTCACAACCGCCGCTCTTGGCGGTGAGGTGAAGGTGCCAACCTTGCGGTCTACGCTGTCGATGAAGATCCCGGCGGGGGCGCAGTCGGGGCAGACATTCAGGCTCGCCAACCAGGGCATCTCGCGAATGGGTAGCGCCAGGAGCGACCTTCTGGTGAGGATCAAGATCACCGTACCAAAGAGCCTCACCGAAGAGCAGAAGAAGTTGCTCAAACAGTTTCAGAATACGGAGGCTAAATCATGA
- a CDS encoding HDOD domain-containing protein, whose product MDLQSLAIKVSRSENLPVLPQVVSSVIKLADDPNSSPKAMEAIIERDAGITAKILRVANSPYYGFSHVSSIGRAISVLGLSTIRSLVTAVAYQQLISSRASSQNFCKLEFWRHSLAVATGSRILAKIKNPSKAEELYSAGILHDVGMLVLERFSPAEFDSAIKNSHTDLMPIHEVENFMFGFDHAQVGGLLAEKWSLPPVMSHAIHYHHSVGDDPQYKETTAIVSIANTMAHQCGFANNMPKLEARYDETALELLGLPEGQLEVIKNVMIQEIERAQDVFQIRAA is encoded by the coding sequence GTGGATCTCCAAAGCTTGGCCATTAAAGTTTCCCGTAGCGAAAACCTTCCGGTTTTGCCTCAGGTTGTCAGTTCGGTTATCAAGCTGGCAGATGACCCCAACTCATCGCCAAAAGCGATGGAAGCGATCATTGAGCGCGACGCTGGAATCACGGCAAAAATCCTTCGCGTTGCAAACTCGCCTTACTACGGCTTCAGCCATGTGTCTTCGATCGGACGCGCCATCAGTGTTCTCGGCTTGAGCACGATTCGCTCGCTCGTCACTGCCGTGGCCTACCAACAGCTTATCTCCTCCCGAGCTAGCTCCCAGAATTTCTGTAAGCTCGAATTCTGGAGACACAGCCTCGCCGTTGCGACCGGCTCCCGCATTCTCGCCAAGATCAAGAATCCTTCCAAGGCCGAAGAGCTTTATAGCGCGGGAATCCTGCACGACGTGGGAATGCTCGTTCTTGAGCGTTTCAGCCCAGCCGAGTTCGATTCTGCGATCAAGAACAGCCACACCGACCTGATGCCCATCCATGAGGTCGAGAACTTTATGTTTGGCTTTGACCACGCCCAAGTTGGCGGACTGCTCGCCGAAAAATGGTCTCTGCCCCCCGTGATGTCACACGCCATTCATTATCACCACAGCGTTGGCGATGACCCCCAGTATAAGGAAACGACAGCCATCGTCTCCATCGCGAACACCATGGCGCATCAATGCGGATTCGCGAACAACATGCCGAAGCTTGAGGCCAGGTACGACGAGACGGCGCTTGAGCTTTTGGGTCTGCCCGAAGGCCAGCTTGAAGTCATCAAGAACGTGATGATCCAAGAGATTGAGCGCGCTCAGGACGTCTTCCAGATTCGCGCGGCATAA
- a CDS encoding elongation factor G, whose translation MKTYTPDKIRNVAIVGHGGAGKTMLVEHILYTSGAVERVGTVEAGTTQSDFDPLEIRRKISVSASVMPLEWHGHKINLIDVPGYPDFIGDLHCIARVVESMIIVCEAKADLDVGFDLAWEVAEEHGLAKCIFVNKLERDNADFVGLMNTLRARYGRKVVQVQLPIGHQAAFSGILDLLNMKVYKGKDRGEEMEEIPSGHKEDAELLHEQLVDAAAEGDDELAMKYLEGEALTPEEVEHGLLMGVENGRVVPILMGSAHSGIGVATLLDRIVGELPSPVDMPLKIGEQSYASDPAGPLAGFVFKSTADPYVGKINYVRVFSGTLKADDHVLNINRERDERLHNLYYPHGKGQEAAQTVPAGDICAIAKLQDTHTGDTLTTVKSKIMCDPINFPEPIYRVAIRPATKSDEDKMGPALEKLLEEDPTLKYIREGTLHQEILAGMGDIHLDTAIEKLKSRFGVTVSIEEAKVPYKETVRSTAKAQGRHKRQTGGKGQFGDCWLELTPLGRGEGFVFENKVVGGSIPKNFIPAIEKGIRETMEKGFVAGYEVVDVKATVYDGSYHDVDSSEMAFKIAGSLAFHAAADKATPTILEPIMNLEVDVPDDCVGDVVGDLNTRRGRMQGMDQIAPGKTRVLAQVPMATMMRYALDLRSITKGRGRFKQTPSHYDDLPHNEQQALVQEYQKNRAAESEH comes from the coding sequence GTGAAAACTTACACACCTGACAAGATCAGAAACGTTGCCATTGTAGGCCACGGAGGCGCGGGAAAAACGATGCTCGTCGAGCATATCCTGTACACCTCCGGAGCCGTCGAACGCGTCGGAACTGTCGAAGCCGGAACAACACAGAGCGACTTCGACCCGCTGGAAATCCGTAGAAAAATCAGCGTCAGCGCATCGGTCATGCCGCTTGAATGGCACGGACACAAAATCAACCTCATCGATGTGCCGGGTTACCCAGACTTTATCGGCGACCTGCATTGTATCGCTCGTGTCGTCGAGTCCATGATCATCGTCTGCGAAGCGAAGGCCGACTTGGACGTTGGATTTGATCTTGCCTGGGAAGTCGCTGAGGAGCATGGCCTCGCGAAGTGCATTTTTGTAAACAAGCTTGAGCGCGACAATGCCGACTTTGTCGGCCTCATGAACACGCTTCGTGCCCGATACGGACGCAAGGTCGTTCAGGTTCAGTTGCCCATCGGACACCAGGCCGCATTCAGTGGCATCCTCGACCTTCTCAATATGAAGGTCTACAAAGGGAAAGACCGTGGCGAAGAGATGGAAGAGATTCCTTCGGGCCACAAAGAGGATGCCGAACTCCTCCACGAGCAGCTCGTTGATGCAGCGGCAGAGGGTGACGATGAACTGGCGATGAAGTACCTCGAAGGCGAAGCCCTAACTCCCGAAGAGGTGGAGCACGGTTTGCTGATGGGCGTCGAAAACGGACGCGTCGTCCCGATTTTGATGGGGTCTGCCCACAGCGGTATCGGTGTTGCCACTCTGCTGGACAGGATCGTGGGCGAATTGCCCTCGCCGGTGGATATGCCGCTGAAGATCGGAGAGCAATCTTACGCCTCCGATCCGGCTGGTCCCCTCGCAGGATTTGTGTTTAAGTCAACAGCCGACCCTTACGTTGGAAAAATCAACTATGTGCGGGTTTTCAGTGGCACCCTCAAAGCTGATGACCACGTGCTGAACATCAACCGTGAGCGCGACGAGCGTCTGCACAACCTCTATTACCCCCACGGCAAAGGGCAAGAGGCGGCACAAACCGTTCCGGCAGGCGACATTTGCGCGATTGCCAAGCTTCAGGACACGCACACGGGCGACACACTGACCACCGTCAAAAGCAAGATCATGTGCGACCCGATTAACTTCCCCGAGCCGATCTATAGGGTGGCTATACGTCCGGCAACCAAATCCGACGAGGACAAAATGGGGCCCGCGCTAGAAAAGCTGCTTGAAGAGGATCCGACGCTCAAGTACATCCGTGAAGGAACGCTGCATCAAGAGATCCTCGCGGGGATGGGCGACATCCATCTCGACACGGCTATCGAAAAACTGAAGTCGCGGTTTGGCGTGACCGTTAGCATTGAGGAAGCCAAGGTGCCGTACAAAGAGACTGTTCGCTCCACAGCCAAGGCTCAAGGCCGCCACAAAAGACAGACCGGAGGCAAAGGCCAGTTCGGGGACTGTTGGCTTGAGCTGACCCCACTTGGGCGTGGTGAGGGCTTTGTCTTTGAGAACAAAGTCGTTGGAGGCTCTATCCCCAAGAACTTCATCCCTGCGATTGAAAAGGGCATTCGCGAAACGATGGAGAAAGGGTTCGTCGCCGGATATGAAGTTGTCGACGTGAAGGCCACCGTTTACGATGGCAGCTATCACGACGTTGACTCCAGCGAAATGGCGTTCAAGATTGCCGGATCGCTGGCGTTTCACGCCGCTGCCGATAAGGCAACTCCGACGATTCTTGAACCGATCATGAACCTTGAGGTTGACGTGCCTGACGACTGTGTTGGCGACGTTGTCGGGGACCTCAATACTCGCCGAGGGCGTATGCAGGGCATGGACCAGATAGCGCCCGGCAAGACGCGTGTGCTTGCCCAAGTTCCTATGGCGACGATGATGCGCTATGCGCTTGACCTTCGATCCATTACGAAGGGTCGGGGCAGGTTCAAGCAGACTCCTTCGCACTACGACGATCTGCCGCACAACGAGCAGCAAGCGCTGGTGCAGGAGTATCAGAAGAACAGAGCCGCCGAGTCGGAGCATTAA
- a CDS encoding GNAT family N-acetyltransferase yields MSLEVLPFREEFRGGFNHVRSIVYRDGESVPNTDNLVEDDLSASVALVNGEVAAACVARSMECTWFGETLPCAGVAAVGVLPEHRGMGVGTAFMKGVLRQYYNEEFEIAALYAYRPPFYRKAGYELCGSRVKITCPFGLLPKPRSDRPMRLIKMGDFESIKPCYEAFARAYNGQNIRSDRNWWRQMGGDKPFHIYAYGEPIQGYVAVRLDMSFWVPMSIYEIAWSTGEGYEACQSMIASLGINKSEVSWCEPWPSPYFSRSMDQTVKIEIERPAMYRIINLRSALERLRCDSPTRLTLEIEDADISENNGCWSVVAGPEHAEVTRVSNGEIKATIGHLTQAFLGDPNFESLARCGAIHVDSEDAYQRAAWLFPPASVHCSDFF; encoded by the coding sequence ATGTCGCTTGAAGTTCTGCCGTTTCGAGAGGAGTTTAGAGGAGGGTTTAACCACGTTCGGTCGATTGTCTATCGGGACGGTGAGTCCGTACCGAATACGGACAATCTAGTGGAGGACGATTTGTCCGCCAGCGTTGCGCTCGTGAACGGCGAAGTTGCCGCGGCATGTGTTGCCCGTTCGATGGAATGCACCTGGTTTGGCGAGACTCTCCCCTGCGCGGGGGTGGCGGCCGTTGGCGTGCTCCCAGAGCATCGAGGCATGGGCGTTGGCACGGCCTTCATGAAGGGTGTGCTGCGCCAGTATTACAATGAGGAGTTTGAGATTGCCGCGCTCTATGCGTATCGTCCGCCGTTTTATCGGAAGGCAGGGTACGAGCTTTGTGGGAGCCGGGTCAAGATTACGTGCCCGTTTGGGCTGTTGCCAAAGCCGAGAAGCGACCGTCCGATGCGGCTCATCAAAATGGGCGACTTCGAGTCGATCAAGCCTTGCTACGAAGCCTTTGCGCGGGCTTACAACGGGCAGAACATTCGGAGCGACAGGAACTGGTGGCGTCAAATGGGAGGCGATAAGCCGTTCCACATCTACGCTTACGGAGAGCCCATCCAAGGGTATGTCGCCGTCCGCCTGGACATGAGCTTCTGGGTGCCTATGAGCATCTACGAGATCGCATGGTCTACCGGGGAGGGCTACGAAGCATGCCAAAGCATGATCGCCTCGCTCGGGATCAACAAGTCCGAGGTTTCCTGGTGCGAGCCTTGGCCGAGTCCGTACTTCTCTCGCTCGATGGACCAGACGGTAAAGATCGAGATTGAGCGTCCAGCGATGTATCGAATCATCAACCTGCGGTCAGCCCTCGAAAGACTGCGATGCGATTCGCCTACTCGCCTCACTTTGGAGATCGAAGACGCGGACATTAGTGAGAACAATGGGTGTTGGAGCGTGGTTGCCGGTCCCGAGCACGCCGAAGTAACACGTGTTTCAAACGGTGAGATTAAGGCGACGATCGGGCATCTGACGCAGGCCTTCTTGGGTGACCCCAACTTTGAATCTTTGGCACGGTGCGGCGCAATCCATGTTGATTCTGAGGACGCTTACCAGCGAGCGGCCTGGCTTTTTCCACCCGCGTCTGTTCACTGTTCCGACTTTTTCTAA